CTTGGGTATAAGAAATAAACTTCACAGGCAGATCCTTGATTTTTGGTGAAATTTCCGAAAAAAGGCTCCAGTTTTGCGATCGCCATACTTCAAATATCTGGCAGTGGGTAAAACAGGATGGCGATCAATGTCGATATCACAAGTCTTTTAACCACTTTTAAGGCGTGGCTGATATCTATATGCCATACTCAATGTGGTTGCTTGTACAAAAAGCGACATATACTAATTTCCTTGTAACTTTTTAATTTGCCTACAGTCTTATATATGAGCAGTGCTTGCAGTGGGTTCTGAGAATGCTAAATAGTTCTCCAGCCAAAGCTGGCCTTATTTGCTGTATCTGCGTTGTAGTTACGGTGCAATACCACACTCAAAGAAAAGTCATGAAAGCCAACCTTGCAAATCTACCAACTTCTCAATCCGCTTTGTTCTGCGATGTTTCGCCTTCTGAATTGCTGGCGGACAATCACAATAGCTTGAAACAACTGCTATATCAAGAAATGCAAGCTCAAGTCAAGGCGGCATCTGAGTGTGTAGAAGCCGTATCACAGCGCATAGCTACAGAAGTTAAAAGAATATGTGATAAAAGCTCCCGCATCCAACAATCTGGGCAAATCGAATCATGGCAAGTGAGTTTAGCTAGGCATCGCCTGCAAAAATGCCTGCATTACTACCAACTGGGTTCTAGACGGGGAAGAGTGGAATTACATAGTACTTTGGGTGCTATGGTTTACCGTCATGTGACGATCGCGGGTTCAGAGTTGGGGTTTAATGCTCGTTACAGTCTGATTGAAGATTTTCTGCAAGCGTTTTACATCGAAGCTATTAAAGCTTTCCGGCGAGAAAATGAAATGCCAGAAGATTATCAGCCCCGGACTCAGTTAGAATTGGCAGAATACATTGCGTTTACAGAGCAATATGCCAAACGCCGGATTAATTTACCTGGTGGCAATAATCAGCAATTGATTATTCTCCGCGCTCAAGGTTTTGCACGTCGTCAGCCCCAGGAAACGACTGTGGATATTGAAATGGCGGTGGAATCTGCTAAGAGTGAAGAAGCAGAATCTTACCAGCGTAACTCGGCGGTGCAACAGATCAGATCACAGATGATTGCCCAAACCAACTTCGATCCATCGGATGAGTCGGAGCGCGATCGCGTGATTGCGGAATTGGTAAAATACTTGGAAGCTCAAGGTCAATCTGACTGTGTGGATTACCTGACGCTGAAATTACAAGACCTCTCAGCCCCAGAAATTGACCAAATTCTTGGTTTAACTAGCCGTCAGCGCGATTATCTACAACAGCGTTTTAAATATCATGTGGAAAAATTTGCCAAAAATCACCACTGGCAATTAGTTCATCAATGGTTAGGTGCGGGTTTAGAGCAAAAGTTGGGTTTAACTTCTGGGCAATGGGAAACCTTTGTGAGTGTATTATCTCCTGAGCAGCAAGAAATTTTGCAGTTGAAAGTTAGCCGACAGAGTGATCAGGCGATCGCTAAATCTATTAAATGCACACCCAAACAACTACAAAAGCGCTGGACTCAAATGCTAGAAGTCGCATGGGATATCCGTAATGGTCAAAATGATGTTCAAGCCAGTTAAAACTGAATCTTCACCAGAGGCGCGATTCATCGCGTCTGTATAAGGAAGGCAGGGCTAAATCAGAAACTAGCCTCTACATTTATGATTGATTTACGCAGTTGATCATCAGTAATTGTTTGGTGTATTTGGGAAAATGGGGAAAAAACCCAGAGTTTATCCTGACTGCTAAAAATCTATTTTTCCAGTACAAAAGTACCATTATGTTCTCAACTTCACCGACTAAGCTAGTAATTTGTCCAGGATTAGTCGAGGAATATATGTGCTGTAGAAACGGCGATTTATCTCAACTTTCTAACCTGACAATTACAG
This window of the Nodularia sp. LEGE 06071 genome carries:
- a CDS encoding HetZ-related protein, translating into MKANLANLPTSQSALFCDVSPSELLADNHNSLKQLLYQEMQAQVKAASECVEAVSQRIATEVKRICDKSSRIQQSGQIESWQVSLARHRLQKCLHYYQLGSRRGRVELHSTLGAMVYRHVTIAGSELGFNARYSLIEDFLQAFYIEAIKAFRRENEMPEDYQPRTQLELAEYIAFTEQYAKRRINLPGGNNQQLIILRAQGFARRQPQETTVDIEMAVESAKSEEAESYQRNSAVQQIRSQMIAQTNFDPSDESERDRVIAELVKYLEAQGQSDCVDYLTLKLQDLSAPEIDQILGLTSRQRDYLQQRFKYHVEKFAKNHHWQLVHQWLGAGLEQKLGLTSGQWETFVSVLSPEQQEILQLKVSRQSDQAIAKSIKCTPKQLQKRWTQMLEVAWDIRNGQNDVQAS